In Candidatus Roseilinea sp., one DNA window encodes the following:
- the iunH gene encoding nucleoside hydrolase, with translation MSIKLLLDTDIGSDIDDAVCLAYLLAKPDCALLGITTVSGEPERRAMMASALCKVAGKDIPIYPGAAEPLLVESHQPKAPQADALVRWSHESRFPHGEAIEFLRQTIRRHAGEVILLTIGPLTNIALLFKADPEIPSLLKGMVSMSGMFDPAHTRYWRGSQWEWNVYCDPHAAAIVYRAPVVAHRSIGLDVTTQVTMDAEEVRRRFQAPLLQPVLDFAEVWFQSAEKITFHDPLAATTIFDARICGFERGEVRVELHEPDAFAVTRWSPSAQGRHEVAMTVDAERFFAEYFGAFA, from the coding sequence ATGTCTATCAAACTCCTCCTCGACACCGACATCGGCTCGGACATTGACGACGCCGTATGCCTGGCGTATCTGCTGGCTAAGCCGGACTGCGCACTGCTCGGCATCACCACGGTGAGCGGCGAGCCGGAGCGCCGCGCGATGATGGCCAGCGCGTTGTGCAAGGTCGCCGGCAAGGACATTCCGATCTACCCCGGCGCCGCCGAGCCGTTGCTGGTCGAGTCGCACCAGCCCAAAGCGCCGCAGGCCGATGCGCTGGTGCGCTGGTCGCATGAATCGCGCTTCCCGCACGGCGAAGCTATCGAGTTTCTGCGCCAAACCATCCGCCGGCACGCCGGCGAAGTCATCTTGCTCACCATCGGCCCGCTCACCAACATCGCCCTGCTGTTCAAAGCCGACCCAGAGATTCCATCGCTGCTCAAGGGCATGGTGAGCATGAGCGGGATGTTCGATCCGGCGCACACGCGCTACTGGCGCGGGAGCCAGTGGGAGTGGAACGTCTACTGCGACCCGCACGCCGCCGCCATCGTCTATCGCGCGCCGGTCGTCGCCCATCGCAGCATCGGCCTGGACGTGACGACGCAGGTGACGATGGACGCCGAGGAAGTGCGCCGGCGCTTTCAGGCGCCGCTGCTGCAGCCGGTGCTCGACTTCGCCGAGGTATGGTTCCAGAGCGCGGAGAAAATCACCTTCCATGACCCGCTGGCGGCGACGACGATCTTTGATGCGCGCATCTGCGGGTTCGAGCGCGGCGAAGTACGCGTTGAATTGCACGAGCCGGATGCCTTCGCCGTCACGCGCTGGTCGCCAAGCGCGCAGGGCCGGCATGAAGTCGCCATGACCGTGGACGCCGAACGATTCTTCGCCGAGTATTTCGGAGCGTTCGCCTGA
- the tyrS gene encoding tyrosine--tRNA ligase yields the protein MTTSLTSLSLDEQVALLMQGTNYGDETLARNMAAELRERLQEGRPLRVYCGFDPRTSDLHLGHTIPMRKLRQFQELGHEVTFLIGNYTSLLGDPSDKDRLRPMLTAEQVEVNARTYAEQAFKILDRNKTRVRYNAEWLSKLSFLDVIQIAQNFTVQQFMTRENFALRLEKGEPIYLHETFYALMQAYDAVALETDVQVGGSDQLFNIITAGRKLQEAMGQRPQIGIILGILPGTDGVVKMSKSLGNHIPILAPPEDMYGKVMSIPDSALIPYFELATRYTPARVEDVKRRLAGGVNPRDVKMELAREIVSIFHDPQAAERAEAHFVSVFQKKGLPDEMPDFAVSDGMNVVDVIVALKFAASKGEARRLIAGGGVYLDGRTVSDANETPAPPQILQVGKRRFARLVKA from the coding sequence ATGACAACGTCACTCACATCGCTCTCGCTGGATGAACAAGTCGCGCTGCTAATGCAGGGCACCAACTACGGCGATGAGACGCTGGCGCGCAACATGGCCGCCGAGCTACGCGAGCGGCTACAGGAAGGCCGGCCGCTGCGCGTGTACTGCGGCTTCGACCCGCGCACCAGCGACTTGCACCTTGGCCATACCATTCCGATGCGCAAGCTGCGCCAGTTCCAGGAGCTGGGGCACGAGGTGACCTTCTTGATCGGCAACTACACCAGTCTACTGGGCGACCCATCGGACAAAGACCGGTTGCGCCCCATGCTCACCGCCGAGCAGGTGGAAGTGAACGCGCGCACCTACGCCGAGCAAGCGTTCAAGATCCTCGACCGCAATAAGACCCGCGTGCGCTACAACGCCGAATGGCTGAGCAAGCTATCCTTCCTGGACGTGATCCAGATCGCGCAAAACTTCACCGTGCAACAGTTCATGACGCGTGAGAACTTCGCCCTGCGGCTGGAGAAGGGCGAGCCGATCTACCTGCACGAGACGTTCTACGCGCTGATGCAAGCCTACGACGCCGTCGCGCTGGAGACCGACGTGCAAGTGGGCGGCAGCGACCAATTGTTCAATATCATCACCGCCGGCCGTAAGCTGCAAGAGGCGATGGGCCAGCGGCCGCAGATCGGCATCATCTTGGGCATCTTGCCCGGCACCGACGGCGTGGTGAAAATGTCCAAGTCGCTGGGCAACCACATCCCCATCCTGGCCCCGCCGGAGGACATGTATGGCAAGGTGATGTCCATCCCCGATAGCGCGCTCATCCCCTACTTCGAGTTGGCCACGCGCTATACGCCGGCGAGGGTCGAGGACGTCAAGCGCCGGCTGGCCGGCGGCGTGAACCCGCGCGACGTGAAGATGGAGCTGGCGCGTGAGATCGTCAGCATCTTCCACGACCCGCAGGCCGCCGAGCGCGCCGAGGCGCACTTCGTCTCGGTCTTCCAAAAGAAGGGGTTGCCCGACGAGATGCCGGATTTCGCCGTGAGCGACGGCATGAATGTCGTGGACGTGATCGTTGCGCTCAAGTTCGCCGCATCCAAGGGCGAGGCCAGGCGGTTGATCGCCGGCGGCGGCGTGTATCTCGACGGGCGCACGGTATCCGACGCGAACGAAACACCCGCGCCGCCACAGATCCTACAAGTCGGCAAGCGGCGGTTTGCCCGGCTGGTCAAAGCGTGA